A region of Thiofilum sp. DNA encodes the following proteins:
- a CDS encoding pseudouridine synthase: MRLDQFVSQATGLSRSQAQRLIKAGAITLHDQVLKNPSQHIEPHLPIQYEHTLLTLPQPLYLMLNKPQGVVSATSDAHQPTVLDLIQHPHKHSLHVVGRLDKDTTGLLLLTSDGDWSHRIAAPRKQIGKTYLVTLADALTHSALKQLEQGIHLEGEKRPTSPAQVALVSDLQLRLTIYEGMYHQVKRMIAAVGSKVVALHREQIGELSLDKDLALGEWRELSYEERALF, encoded by the coding sequence ATGCGTTTAGATCAATTTGTTAGTCAAGCGACTGGCTTATCACGTTCTCAGGCCCAACGACTGATTAAGGCGGGGGCTATAACTTTGCACGATCAAGTATTAAAAAATCCTAGCCAGCACATCGAGCCACATTTGCCTATTCAATATGAACACACGCTGCTTACTTTACCGCAACCACTTTATTTAATGCTGAACAAACCGCAAGGAGTAGTCAGTGCTACTTCAGATGCGCATCAACCTACGGTATTAGATTTGATCCAACATCCTCATAAACATAGTCTGCATGTGGTCGGACGCTTGGATAAAGATACGACGGGGTTGTTGTTATTAACCAGTGACGGCGATTGGTCACACCGTATCGCTGCACCACGCAAGCAAATAGGTAAAACCTATCTGGTCACCCTCGCGGACGCACTAACGCATTCAGCCCTAAAACAATTAGAGCAAGGCATACACTTAGAAGGTGAAAAGCGTCCCACCAGCCCAGCTCAGGTCGCATTAGTGTCAGATTTGCAATTACGCCTCACGATTTACGAAGGCATGTATCATCAAGTGAAACGTATGATAGCCGCTGTAGGTAGCAAAGTGGTGGCTTTACATCGCGAGCAGATTGGTGAGTTGAGTTTGGATAAGGATTTAGCGCTGGGAGAGTGGCGTGAACTTAGTTATGAGGAGCGTGCCTTATTTTAG
- the rpiA gene encoding ribose-5-phosphate isomerase RpiA, with product MTLDDMKKAAAEAALDYIDFEMIVGVGTGSTANHFIDALARVKGKMDGAVASSIATAERLKKHNIPVLELNDVGQLAVYVDGADEATKHLHLIKGGGGALTREKIVAGASEKFICIADYTKLVPMLGKFPLPVEVIPMARSLVGRELVKLGGQPALRTGFTTDNGNLILDVSGLEILNPVELETLINQIPGVVTVGIFAHRPADILILGSETGLQTYKV from the coding sequence ATGACCCTAGATGACATGAAAAAAGCAGCAGCGGAAGCAGCACTGGATTATATTGATTTTGAAATGATTGTAGGGGTAGGAACGGGTTCTACAGCTAATCATTTTATTGATGCCTTAGCACGCGTAAAAGGCAAAATGGATGGAGCGGTTGCTAGCTCTATTGCGACGGCTGAGCGCCTGAAAAAACATAATATTCCCGTTTTAGAGCTGAATGATGTGGGGCAATTAGCGGTCTATGTGGATGGTGCGGATGAAGCCACTAAGCATTTACATTTAATCAAGGGTGGTGGTGGGGCTTTAACCCGTGAAAAGATCGTTGCAGGAGCCAGTGAAAAGTTTATTTGTATTGCTGATTATACCAAACTTGTACCTATGCTAGGTAAGTTTCCCTTGCCAGTAGAAGTCATTCCTATGGCGCGTTCTTTGGTAGGTCGAGAGTTAGTTAAATTAGGGGGGCAGCCTGCATTGCGTACTGGTTTTACCACGGATAATGGTAATTTAATTCTCGATGTCAGCGGTTTAGAAATTTTAAATCCAGTGGAATTGGAAACCTTAATCAATCAAATTCCGGGTGTGGTTACCGTTGGAATCTTTGCTCATCGTCCAGCAGATATATTAATTTTAGGTAGTGAAACAGGCCTGCAAACCTATAAGGTCTAA
- the ilvA gene encoding threonine ammonia-lyase, biosynthetic yields MNKSLLERILKARVYDVAIETSLDYARNLSQRLNNQVFLKREDSQPVFSFKLRGAFNKIYQLSAEERARGVVTASAGNHAQGVALSGAKLGIKTTIVMPKITPDIKVNNVKALGGNAVLHGNNFDEAYLYARELERTEGMTFVHPFDDLDVIAGQGTVAVELLRQHPDPIDAVFITVGGGGLVAGMGSYIKYLCPNTKIIAVEHEEAPTLYTAIHAQKRVQLDQIGTFADGAAVKLIGEQTFAIAREVVDEVILVNTDETCAAIKDVFEATRTVLEPAGALSVAAIKKYVAAQQCQDQHLVAVCSGANISFDRLRHVAERAELGEGREILMAVTIPERPGSFKQFCEAIANRSITEFNYRYADARQAQVFAGIKIAGGKTERQALIAKLQHQFGQVIDLTDNEVAKVHLRYMVGGHAQGLKDERLYRFMFPERPGALLHFLTGMSAGWNISLFHYRNHGSDFGRVLVGIQVPEQDQMEFQTFLANLGYDYWDETDNPAYHAFLS; encoded by the coding sequence ATGAATAAATCATTGCTAGAGCGCATCCTGAAAGCGCGTGTCTATGATGTAGCCATCGAGACATCTTTAGATTATGCCCGTAATCTCAGCCAACGGTTAAACAATCAGGTCTTTCTCAAACGTGAAGACTCGCAGCCTGTTTTTTCGTTTAAATTACGCGGTGCATTTAACAAAATTTACCAACTAAGTGCCGAAGAACGCGCTCGCGGTGTGGTCACCGCCTCAGCCGGAAATCATGCACAAGGTGTGGCTTTATCAGGTGCTAAACTAGGCATTAAAACCACGATTGTCATGCCTAAGATTACCCCTGATATTAAAGTAAATAATGTTAAAGCCTTAGGCGGCAATGCGGTATTACATGGCAATAATTTTGATGAAGCCTATCTGTATGCGCGTGAATTAGAGCGCACCGAAGGTATGACTTTTGTCCATCCCTTTGATGATTTAGATGTGATTGCCGGACAAGGCACAGTGGCAGTAGAACTATTGCGCCAACATCCTGATCCTATTGATGCAGTATTTATTACCGTAGGTGGTGGTGGCCTAGTGGCAGGGATGGGAAGCTATATTAAATATCTTTGCCCCAATACCAAAATTATCGCGGTAGAACACGAAGAAGCACCCACCCTCTACACCGCTATCCATGCACAAAAGCGCGTCCAACTCGATCAGATTGGAACCTTTGCTGATGGCGCGGCGGTAAAACTCATTGGCGAACAAACCTTTGCCATTGCTAGAGAAGTTGTCGATGAAGTGATCTTAGTCAATACGGATGAAACCTGTGCCGCGATTAAAGATGTGTTTGAGGCAACTCGTACTGTTTTAGAACCAGCGGGTGCACTCAGTGTCGCAGCTATTAAAAAATATGTTGCAGCTCAGCAATGTCAGGATCAACACCTAGTAGCGGTTTGTAGTGGTGCAAATATTAGCTTTGATCGGTTACGCCATGTTGCAGAACGCGCTGAATTAGGTGAAGGGCGCGAAATTCTAATGGCTGTGACTATTCCAGAGCGTCCGGGCAGCTTTAAGCAGTTTTGCGAGGCTATCGCGAATCGCTCCATTACAGAGTTTAACTACCGTTATGCAGATGCTCGCCAAGCTCAAGTATTTGCTGGTATTAAAATTGCGGGTGGTAAGACTGAACGCCAAGCCTTAATCGCCAAACTCCAACATCAATTTGGTCAAGTCATTGATCTAACCGATAACGAAGTCGCTAAAGTTCATTTACGCTATATGGTAGGTGGGCATGCTCAAGGCTTAAAAGATGAGCGCTTGTATCGCTTTATGTTTCCCGAACGTCCCGGAGCTTTGCTGCATTTTCTTACCGGTATGAGTGCGGGCTGGAATATTAGTTTATTCCATTATCGTAATCACGGCTCAGACTTTGGGCGGGTATTAGTAGGGATTCAAGTACCCGAACAAGATCAAATGGAGTTTCAAACCTTTTTAGCTAATTTAGGGTATGACTATTGGGATGAAACCGATAACCCCGCTTATCATGCTTTTTTAAGCTAA